Proteins from a single region of Eretmochelys imbricata isolate rEreImb1 chromosome 20, rEreImb1.hap1, whole genome shotgun sequence:
- the ADGRE1 gene encoding adhesion G protein-coupled receptor E1: MLCPDYATCINARQGYYCTCQRGFVSTSGATEFTDPAVRCNADACAASSVCPAFATCENIPGSHRCACKRGFASSSGEQYFTDRKVKCKDIDECSQDPSPCGPSSVCTNKLGSYACTCPPGYLPPRQPGIPFSCTDVDECARNPAICGPNASCLNTAGSYTCQCSPGHRRSTAGPWVPGTTLCTDVDECLDLASCPASATCTNTPGSHFCTCNTGFASSSGEQRFTQPAAQCNDIDECSRDPSPCGPSSVCTNTLGSYACTCPPGYLPRSQPGIPFSCTDVDECARNPAICGPNASCLNTAGSYTCQCSPGHRRSTAGPWVPGTTLCTDIDECLDLASCPASATCTNTPGNHFCTCNTGFASSSGEQRFTQPAAKCNDIDECSRDPSPCGPSSVCTNTLGSYACTCLPGYLPPSQPGIPFSCTEVASNDPVRKCHNQRLDAAPGSSPDDAAFCTLLTSTFSVLGDPYERKNSTVSLVKAAAGFASILEQTPSWSNLSMEQLSTMATVFLQRVESVLLAAFANPTRKGSQTIQMEQLDVQTKVIEDGCPGKDSVISLEVKGETMKISCRTIQGTVAQARAGVAFASYMGMESILNGSFFHGQRATSVWMNSRVVSAVLTSQTKTDFPDPVNYTFQNLMPSSSPDQLICVSWEATAWRGSWSRAGCGVLHSNATHTTCSCNRVSNLAILMASGEITAGFPLFLVSHVGLALSLLCLFLTILTFLLSRSIRNVNTSIHLQLCLCLFLADLLFLTAVDSPSHQLACAIIAGLLHYLFLACFAWMFLEAVVLFLTIRNLGVVNYFSTHSPKMRHLSLFGYGFPTLVVAVSAAVMPQGYGRQENCWLSMEKGFIWSFLGPVCVIIGINSVLFALTLWMLQRKLSRLNTDVSTLKDTRLLTFKAIAQVFILGCTWIFGLLQVGPAATVMAYLFTIVNSLQGAFIFLVHCLLNRQVREEYKRWFTCKPKSHVSDVSMSTLATSSKAG; this comes from the exons ATGCTGTGCCCTGATTATGCAACGTGCATCAATGCTCGTCAGGGCTACTACTGCACCTGCCAACGTGGGTTTGTATCCACTTCGGGGGCCACGGAGTTCACCGATCCAGCCGTCCGCTGCAATG CTGATGCGTGTGCAGCTTCATCTGTCTGTCCGGCTTTTGCAACCTGTGAAAACATCCCTGGGAGCCACCGCTGCGCCTGCAAACGTGGGTTTGCATCTAGCTCTGGGGAGCAGTACTTCACTGATCGAAAAGTGAAGTGCAAAG ATATTGACGAATGTTCCCAGGACCCATCGCCCTGCGGGCCCAGCTCCGTGTGCACCAACAAACTGGGCAGTTACGCCTGCACGTGTCCCCCAGGTTACCTCCCCCCTAGACAGCCTGGCATCCCGTTCAGCTGCACAG ATGTGGATGAATGTGCCCGAAACCCTGCAATCTGCGGGCCCAATGCCTCCTGCCTCAACACAGCTGGGAGCTACACCTGCCAGTGCTCACCAGGGCACCGTCGGTCTACGGCAGGGCCGTGGGTACCCGGAACAACCCTCTGCACAG ATGTCGACGAGTGTCTGGATCTGGCGTCGTGCCCTGCGTCCGCCACCTGCACCAACACCCCAGGAAGCCACTTCTGCACCTGCAATACCGGgtttgcatccagttctggggaGCAGCGCTTCACCCAGCCAGCAGCGCAGTGCAACG ATATTGACGAATGTTCCCGGGACCCATCGCCCTGCggccccagctccgtgtgcaccAACACCCTGGGCAGTTACGCCTGCACGTGTCCCCCAGGCTACCTCCCCCGCAGCCAGCCTGGCATCCCGTTCAGCTGCACAG ATGTGGATGAATGTGCCCGAAACCCTGCAATCTGCGGGCCCAATGCCTCCTGCCTCAACACAGCTGGGAGCTACACCTGCCAGTGCTCACCAGGGCACCGTCGGTCTACGGCAGGGCCGTGGGTACCCGGAACAACCCTCTGCACAG ATATCGACGAGTGTCTGGATCTGGCGTCGTGCCCTGCGTCCGCCACCTGCACCAACACCCCAGGAAACCACTTCTGCACCTGCAATACCGGgtttgcatccagttctggggaGCAGCGCTTCACCCAGCCAGCAGCGAAGTGCAACG ATATTGACGAATGTTCCCGGGACCCATCGCCCTGCGGGCCCAGCTCCGTGTGCACCAACACCCTGGGCAGTTACGCCTGCACGTGTCTCCCAGGCTacctcccccccagccagcctggcaTCCCGTTCAGCTGCACAG AGGTCGCTTCAAACGATCCGGTGAGGAAATGCCACAACCAAAGGCTGGATGCGGCTCCCGGCTCATCCCCAGACGAT GCTGCCTTCTGCACTTTATTGACCTCCACCTTCAGCGTCTTGGGAGACCCCTACGAAAGGAAGAACTCCACCGTCTCTCTGGTG aaAGCCGCTGCGGGATTTGCCTCCATCCTGGAGCAGACGCCCTCCTGGTCCAACCTGAGCATGGAGCAGCTCTCCACCATGGCCACCGTCTTCCTGCAGAGGGTGGAGAGCGTCCTGCTGGCTGCCTTCGCCAACCCCACCAGGAAGGGGAGCCAGACCATCCAGATGGAACAACTGG ATGTCCAGACCAAAGTCATTGAGGACGGCTGCCCCGGAAAGGACTCAGTCATCAGCCTGGAAGTCAAAGGGGAGACCATGAAGATTAGCTGCAGAACGATCCAGGGAACAGTGGCACAAG CCCGGGCGGGAGTGGCATTTGCCTCCTACATGGGCATGGAGTCCATCCTGAATGGCAGCTTCTTCCATGGCCAAAGGGCCACCTCAGTCTGGATGAATTCCAGGGTGGTGAGTGCCGTCCTGACCAGCCAGACCAAGACCGATTTCCCGGATCCAGTCAACTACACCTTCCAGAACCTCATG ccaAGCAGCAGCCCTGACCAGCTCATCTGCGTCTCGTGGGAGGCCACGGCCTGGCGTGGCAGCTGGTCTCGGGCAGGGTGCGGGGTCCTGCACAGCAATGCCACTCACACCACGTGCAGCTGCAATCGCGTCTCCAACCTGGCCATCCTCATGGCATCGGGGGAGATAACG GCAGGCTTCCCACTGTTCCTCGTCTCCCACGTCGGGCTGgccctctccctgctgtgccTCTTCCTCACCATCCTCACCTTCCTCTTGAGCCGCTCCATCCGCAACGTGAACACCTCCATCCACCtgcagctctgcctctgcctcttcctggccGACCTGCTCTTCCTCACCGCGGTGGACAGTCCCAGCCATCAG CTGGCTTGCGCCATCATTGCTGGCCTCCTGCACTACCTGTTCCTGGCCTGCTTCGCCTGGATGTTCCTGGAGGCCGTGGTGCTCTTCCTCACCATCCGCAACCTCGGGGTCGTCAACTATTTCAGCACCCACAGCCCCAAGATGCGGCACCTAAGCCTCTTCGGCTACGGCTTCCCCACCCTGGTGGTGGCTGTCTCGGCGGCGGTTATGCCGCAGGGCTACGGCAGGCAGGAAAA CTGCTGGCTCAGCATGGAGAAGGGGTTCATCTGGAGTTTCCTGGGACCGGTGTGTGTCATCATCGGG ATTAATTCCGTCCTTTTTGCCTTAACCCTCTGGATGCTGCAGAGAAAGCTTTCCAGGCTCAACACTGATGTGTCCACCCTCAAGGACACCAG GCTACTGACCTTTAAAGCCATCGCCCAAGTCTTCATTCTGGGCTGCACGTGGATTTTCGGTCTCCTTCAAGTCGGCCCAGCTGCCACTGTCATGGCGTATTTATTCACCATCGTCAACAGCCTGCAGGGAGCCTTCATCTTCCTGGTGCACTGTCTCCTCAATCGCCAG GTGAGGGAGGAGTACAAGAGATGGTTCACCTGCAAACCCAAGTCCCACGTTTCCGACGTCTCCATGTCTACTTTAGCCACCAGCAGCAAAGCG GGCTGA